In Brienomyrus brachyistius isolate T26 chromosome 3, BBRACH_0.4, whole genome shotgun sequence, the following proteins share a genomic window:
- the LOC125738750 gene encoding nidogen-1-like isoform X1: MEMYHGRLLGWIALWGSAWLVIALDPGDLSQHGGNVEDSYDKTQELAQGRSFSFYDKISRINSSVSMDEKERFRTSHIRKAWRKRALSTERQRGYSAPEPQSDVDQRSIYQPEYPRVVVVDDSEIGVNAVFSYSSETCANSWQKCSAFADCMDYAGGYCCHCRSGFYGNGKQCLAEGMPQRLNGKVSGWVYVGQNPSPVVLRDNDLHSYIVANDGRSYVAISTIPVHLGPSMLPLSSIGGAVGWAFALEQPGYENGFSIIGGKFTRVAEIIFHPGNERLAFRQYFQGLDEHGHIMVNTELEGRVPEIPAGASVQIEAYSEIYQYSINMITSSSSRQYTINMEDGRTQTHTFQTRDTITFDGCTHDDATRTPRSPQKLSVNRIYVLYDTQSQLLRYATSNKIGSIHGEEPEGNPCFTGRHGCDTNAVCRPSHGAEFSCECANGFTGNGYTCYDIDECRETPHVCHHNAICSNQPGTFRCECINGFHFASDGHMCVEEDRPVDHCHEGTHNCDIPERARCSYVGGSSFYCSCLPGFHGDGRACLDIDECQQGRCHQDAICYNTEGSFTCQCRSGSHGDGLQCYPGREKTRCEHHRDSLLGSLGPRGPRPTLGQFVPECDDAGNYRQIQCHASIGQCWCVNRNGEEIPGTRVESGSRPNCIDSGVVPTPIGPNTKPEVTPPPPGTHLLYSQSGKIEHIPLKGYRMMKQEAKAILHLPDKVVIGVTYDCVDKMVYWTDIATPSISKASLQGGKPIVVINTDLESPEGIAIDHLGRTIFWTDSIQDRIEVASLDGSKRRVLINTGLVNPRAIITDPIKGHLYWADWNREAPKIETSYLDGTNRRVLVQDDLELPNGLTYDPQGSLLCWADAGTHKVECMNPSHGNRRKVLEGLQYPFSITSYGKKLYYTDWKRDAVVMADSSEGMESDAFQPQKQTRLYGIITVYPQCPAGRNYCSVNNGGCTHLCLVAPSGWSCLCPDRPTDTGCVEREFRY; the protein is encoded by the exons atCAACAGCAGCGTCTCTATGGATGAAAAAGAGAGATTCCGTACATCACACATCAGGAAGGCCTGGAGAAAGCGTGCTCTCTCCACTGAAAGGCAGCGTGGTTAttctgcccctgagccccagtcGGATGTAGACCAGCGTTCCATTTACCAACCAGAATACCCCCGGGTGGTGGTAGTCGATGACAGCGAAATTGGTGTGAACG CAGTGTTTTCCTACAGCTCTGAAACCTGCGCCAACAGCTGGCAGAAGTGCTCCGCCTTTGCGGACTGCATGGACTATGCTGGTGGCTATTGTTGCCACTGTAGATCTGGCTTTTACGGCAATGGCAAGCAGTGCTTAGCGGAAG GTATGCCCCAGCGGCTGAATGGGAAAGTGAGTGGCTGGGTGTATGTGGGCCAAAACCCATCTCCGGTGGTGCTACGGGACAATGATCTGCACTCCTACATCGTAGCCAATGACGGCCGGTCCTACGTGGCCATCAGTACCATCCCTGTCCATCTGGGCCCCTCCATGCTCCCGCTTTCCTCGATAGGTGGTGCTGTCGGCTGGGCCTTCGCCCTAGAGCAACCTGGATATGAGAATGGCTTCAGTATCATCG GGGGTAAGTTCACCCGCGTGGCGGAGATCATCTTCCATCCCGGCAACGAAAGGCTGGCCTTCAGACAGTACTTCCAAGGGTTAGACGAGCACGGCCACATAATGGTCAACACTGAACTGGAAGGCCGGGTGCCAGAGATCCCAGCGGGAGCCAGCGTGCAGATTGAGGCCTACTCAGAGATATATCAGTACAGCATCAACA TGATCACCTCGTCTTCCTCCCGGCAATACACCATCAACATGGAGGACGGAaggacccagacacacacattccAGACACGAGACACCATCACCTTTGATGGCTGTACCCACGACGATGCCACCAGGACGCCACGTTCTCCTCAGAAGCTCAGTGTGAACCGCATTTATGTCCTGTACGACACCCAAAGCCAGCTCCTCCGCTACGCCACGAGTAACAAGATTGGCTCCATCCACG GCGAGGAGCCAGAGGGTAATCCTTGTTTCACTGGACGGCATGGATGCGACACCAACGCGGTCTGCCGGCCTAGTCATGGTGCTGAGTTCTCCTGCGAATGTGCCAATGGCTTCACTGGCAATGGCTATACCTGTTATG ACATTGACGAGTGCAGAGAGACGCCCCACGTTTGTCACCACAATGCCATTTGCAGCAACCAGCCCGGAACTTTCCGCTGCGAGTGCATCAATGGATTCCACTTTGCCAGTGATGGGCACATGTGTGTAG AAGAGGACCGGCCGGTGGACCACTGCCACGAGGGCACCCATAATTGCGACATCCCAGAACGGGCGCGATGCAGCTATGTTGGTGGATCGTCCTTCTACTGCTCCTGCCTGCCAGGTTTCCATGGCGACGGCCGGGCCTGTTTGG ACATTGATGAGTGCCAACAAGGAAGGTGTCACCAAGATGCTATTTGCTACAACACAGAGGGCTCCTTCACCTGCCAATGCAGGTCCGGTTCCCATGGCGATGGCCTCCAATGCTACCCAG GGCGTGAGAAGACGCGGTGCGAGCACCACCGAGACAGCCTCCTGGGCTCGTTGGGGCCCCGAGGCCCAAGGCCTACGTTGGGCCAATTCGTGCCCGAGTGTGATGATGCCGGCAACTACAGACAGATACAGTGTCATGCTAGCATTGGCCAGTGCTGGTGCGTGAACCGAAACGGCGAGGAGATTCCTGGCACCAGGGTCGAGTCTGGGAGCAGACCCAATT GCATCGATTCCGGGGTAGTGCCCACCCCCATCGGCCCCAACACCAAGCCAGAAGTGACCCCGCCGCCCCCAGGGACACATCTGCTGTACTCCCAGAGCGGGAAGATCGAGCACATTCCCCTAAAAGGCTATAGAATGATGAAACAAGAGGCTAAAGCCATACTTCACCTTCCA GATAAGGTGGTTATCGGAGTGACCTACGACTGTGTGGATAAGATGGTGTACTGGACAGATATTGCTACTCCATCCATCAGCAAGGCCAGTCTGCAAGGGGGCAAGCCCATCGTGGTCATAAATACAG ATCTGGAGAGCCCAGAAGGGATCGCCATCGACCACCTGGGCCGCACCATATTCTGGACGGACTCCATACAGGACCGGATCGAGGTGGCTTCTCTGGACGGTAGCAAGCGGCGTGTCCTGATCAACACGGGCCTGGTGAACCCACGAGCCATCATCACAGACCCAATCAAAGG CCACTTGTACTGGGCAGACTGGAACAGAGAAGCCCCTAAAATCGAAACCTCCTACTTGGATGGGACGAATCGGAGGGTGCTCGTGCAGGACGATCTGGAACTGCCGAATGGCTTGACCTATGACCCCCAGGGATCACTGCTGTGCTGGGCTGACGCTG GCACCCACAAGGTAGAATGCATGAACCCCAGTCACGGCAACCGCAGGAAAGTCCTGGAGGGGCTCCAGTACCCCTTCAGCATCACGTCCTATGGCAAGAAGCTGTACTACACCGACTGGAAGAG GGATGCCGTGGTGATGGCCGACAGCTCTGAGGGAATGGAGTCAGATGCGTTTCAGCCTCAGAAGCAGACTCGGCTATACGGAATCATTACGGTTTATCCCCAGTGCCCAGCAG ggaGAAACTACTGCTCTGTAAACAACGGCGGCTGCACGCATTTGTGTCTAGTGGCTCCATCCGGTTGGTCCTGCCTGTGTCCTGACAGACCTACGGACACGGGCTGCGTGGAGAGAGAATTCAGGTATTGA
- the LOC125738750 gene encoding nidogen-1-like isoform X2 has protein sequence MEMYHGRLLGWIALWGSAWLVIALDPGDLSQHGGNVEDSYDKTQELAQGRSFSFYDKISRINSSVSMDEKERFRTSHIRKAWRKRALSTERQRGYSAPEPQSDVDQRSIYQPEYPRVVVVDDSEIGVNVFSYSSETCANSWQKCSAFADCMDYAGGYCCHCRSGFYGNGKQCLAEGMPQRLNGKVSGWVYVGQNPSPVVLRDNDLHSYIVANDGRSYVAISTIPVHLGPSMLPLSSIGGAVGWAFALEQPGYENGFSIIGGKFTRVAEIIFHPGNERLAFRQYFQGLDEHGHIMVNTELEGRVPEIPAGASVQIEAYSEIYQYSINMITSSSSRQYTINMEDGRTQTHTFQTRDTITFDGCTHDDATRTPRSPQKLSVNRIYVLYDTQSQLLRYATSNKIGSIHGEEPEGNPCFTGRHGCDTNAVCRPSHGAEFSCECANGFTGNGYTCYDIDECRETPHVCHHNAICSNQPGTFRCECINGFHFASDGHMCVEEDRPVDHCHEGTHNCDIPERARCSYVGGSSFYCSCLPGFHGDGRACLDIDECQQGRCHQDAICYNTEGSFTCQCRSGSHGDGLQCYPGREKTRCEHHRDSLLGSLGPRGPRPTLGQFVPECDDAGNYRQIQCHASIGQCWCVNRNGEEIPGTRVESGSRPNCIDSGVVPTPIGPNTKPEVTPPPPGTHLLYSQSGKIEHIPLKGYRMMKQEAKAILHLPDKVVIGVTYDCVDKMVYWTDIATPSISKASLQGGKPIVVINTDLESPEGIAIDHLGRTIFWTDSIQDRIEVASLDGSKRRVLINTGLVNPRAIITDPIKGHLYWADWNREAPKIETSYLDGTNRRVLVQDDLELPNGLTYDPQGSLLCWADAGTHKVECMNPSHGNRRKVLEGLQYPFSITSYGKKLYYTDWKRDAVVMADSSEGMESDAFQPQKQTRLYGIITVYPQCPAGRNYCSVNNGGCTHLCLVAPSGWSCLCPDRPTDTGCVEREFRY, from the exons atCAACAGCAGCGTCTCTATGGATGAAAAAGAGAGATTCCGTACATCACACATCAGGAAGGCCTGGAGAAAGCGTGCTCTCTCCACTGAAAGGCAGCGTGGTTAttctgcccctgagccccagtcGGATGTAGACCAGCGTTCCATTTACCAACCAGAATACCCCCGGGTGGTGGTAGTCGATGACAGCGAAATTGGTGTGAACG TGTTTTCCTACAGCTCTGAAACCTGCGCCAACAGCTGGCAGAAGTGCTCCGCCTTTGCGGACTGCATGGACTATGCTGGTGGCTATTGTTGCCACTGTAGATCTGGCTTTTACGGCAATGGCAAGCAGTGCTTAGCGGAAG GTATGCCCCAGCGGCTGAATGGGAAAGTGAGTGGCTGGGTGTATGTGGGCCAAAACCCATCTCCGGTGGTGCTACGGGACAATGATCTGCACTCCTACATCGTAGCCAATGACGGCCGGTCCTACGTGGCCATCAGTACCATCCCTGTCCATCTGGGCCCCTCCATGCTCCCGCTTTCCTCGATAGGTGGTGCTGTCGGCTGGGCCTTCGCCCTAGAGCAACCTGGATATGAGAATGGCTTCAGTATCATCG GGGGTAAGTTCACCCGCGTGGCGGAGATCATCTTCCATCCCGGCAACGAAAGGCTGGCCTTCAGACAGTACTTCCAAGGGTTAGACGAGCACGGCCACATAATGGTCAACACTGAACTGGAAGGCCGGGTGCCAGAGATCCCAGCGGGAGCCAGCGTGCAGATTGAGGCCTACTCAGAGATATATCAGTACAGCATCAACA TGATCACCTCGTCTTCCTCCCGGCAATACACCATCAACATGGAGGACGGAaggacccagacacacacattccAGACACGAGACACCATCACCTTTGATGGCTGTACCCACGACGATGCCACCAGGACGCCACGTTCTCCTCAGAAGCTCAGTGTGAACCGCATTTATGTCCTGTACGACACCCAAAGCCAGCTCCTCCGCTACGCCACGAGTAACAAGATTGGCTCCATCCACG GCGAGGAGCCAGAGGGTAATCCTTGTTTCACTGGACGGCATGGATGCGACACCAACGCGGTCTGCCGGCCTAGTCATGGTGCTGAGTTCTCCTGCGAATGTGCCAATGGCTTCACTGGCAATGGCTATACCTGTTATG ACATTGACGAGTGCAGAGAGACGCCCCACGTTTGTCACCACAATGCCATTTGCAGCAACCAGCCCGGAACTTTCCGCTGCGAGTGCATCAATGGATTCCACTTTGCCAGTGATGGGCACATGTGTGTAG AAGAGGACCGGCCGGTGGACCACTGCCACGAGGGCACCCATAATTGCGACATCCCAGAACGGGCGCGATGCAGCTATGTTGGTGGATCGTCCTTCTACTGCTCCTGCCTGCCAGGTTTCCATGGCGACGGCCGGGCCTGTTTGG ACATTGATGAGTGCCAACAAGGAAGGTGTCACCAAGATGCTATTTGCTACAACACAGAGGGCTCCTTCACCTGCCAATGCAGGTCCGGTTCCCATGGCGATGGCCTCCAATGCTACCCAG GGCGTGAGAAGACGCGGTGCGAGCACCACCGAGACAGCCTCCTGGGCTCGTTGGGGCCCCGAGGCCCAAGGCCTACGTTGGGCCAATTCGTGCCCGAGTGTGATGATGCCGGCAACTACAGACAGATACAGTGTCATGCTAGCATTGGCCAGTGCTGGTGCGTGAACCGAAACGGCGAGGAGATTCCTGGCACCAGGGTCGAGTCTGGGAGCAGACCCAATT GCATCGATTCCGGGGTAGTGCCCACCCCCATCGGCCCCAACACCAAGCCAGAAGTGACCCCGCCGCCCCCAGGGACACATCTGCTGTACTCCCAGAGCGGGAAGATCGAGCACATTCCCCTAAAAGGCTATAGAATGATGAAACAAGAGGCTAAAGCCATACTTCACCTTCCA GATAAGGTGGTTATCGGAGTGACCTACGACTGTGTGGATAAGATGGTGTACTGGACAGATATTGCTACTCCATCCATCAGCAAGGCCAGTCTGCAAGGGGGCAAGCCCATCGTGGTCATAAATACAG ATCTGGAGAGCCCAGAAGGGATCGCCATCGACCACCTGGGCCGCACCATATTCTGGACGGACTCCATACAGGACCGGATCGAGGTGGCTTCTCTGGACGGTAGCAAGCGGCGTGTCCTGATCAACACGGGCCTGGTGAACCCACGAGCCATCATCACAGACCCAATCAAAGG CCACTTGTACTGGGCAGACTGGAACAGAGAAGCCCCTAAAATCGAAACCTCCTACTTGGATGGGACGAATCGGAGGGTGCTCGTGCAGGACGATCTGGAACTGCCGAATGGCTTGACCTATGACCCCCAGGGATCACTGCTGTGCTGGGCTGACGCTG GCACCCACAAGGTAGAATGCATGAACCCCAGTCACGGCAACCGCAGGAAAGTCCTGGAGGGGCTCCAGTACCCCTTCAGCATCACGTCCTATGGCAAGAAGCTGTACTACACCGACTGGAAGAG GGATGCCGTGGTGATGGCCGACAGCTCTGAGGGAATGGAGTCAGATGCGTTTCAGCCTCAGAAGCAGACTCGGCTATACGGAATCATTACGGTTTATCCCCAGTGCCCAGCAG ggaGAAACTACTGCTCTGTAAACAACGGCGGCTGCACGCATTTGTGTCTAGTGGCTCCATCCGGTTGGTCCTGCCTGTGTCCTGACAGACCTACGGACACGGGCTGCGTGGAGAGAGAATTCAGGTATTGA